The sequence TACTAATTAAGTCAATAAAAGATAGCTTATTTAATTTAGGCTATTTTGATTACGAAAATATTGAATTTGAAAACTCAGATAATTCTTCTTATTCTATTATAGTAAAAGCTTCTAAAATTCCTGATCCAGGTGAGATATATAAAGAACTTAAAAAAAGCAATATTTTTATCACAGATGCAATCAAGTCTTCAAAAACGTCATATAAATATACATTAAATACGAAAGAGTCAAATTTATATGGTCCTACCTTTGGATCTGAATATAAGAAACCAATTAAACCATATTTTATAAATATAAAAGATAAAAAATCTATAAGCATTTCAGTTCAACAAGGTGATATTTGGCATCCTAAAATTAGAATATATGATTCAAATTTAAAATTAATTGAAGAGAAAAATATAAATGAACCAAGACAAAGCTTAAATGTTAACTTGCCAGAGGGAGCAAATTACATCCAAGTAGATGATGCTAGTAGTTTAGATAATATAAAGCAGGGATTAAAATTTAGCTTATAAAGGAAAATAGATGTTTGATGAAATTCGTTTTAATACTATAGAGAGACTTCCAAACTATGTATTTGCACAAATTAATGCTATAAAAATGGAAGCTAGAAGAAGTGGCAGGGATATAATTGATTTTTCTATGGGAAACCCAGATGGGAAAACACCTAGCCACATAGTTGAAAAACTTTGTGAAAGTGCTAGAAAAGACAATACTCATGGATATTCTGTATCACAAGGAATTTATAAACTAAGACTAGCTTGTGCTAATTGGTATAAAAGAAAATATGATGTTGATTTAGATCCTGATACTGAAATAGTTGCCACAATGGGAAGCAAAGAGGGTTTTGTCCATCTTGCAACGGCTATAATAAACCCGGGAGATGTTGCAGTTGTTCCAGATCCAGCATACCCTATCCATACGCAAGCTTTTATAATCTCAGGCGGAAACGTTGTTAAAATCCAACTTGCTTATGATGAAAATTTTTTATTAGATGAGGATAAATTTTTTAAAGATTTAAAACAGACCTTTGAAGATAGTATTCCTAAGCCAAAATATGTTGTAGTTAACTTTCCGCACAACCCAACTACTGTTACAGTAAATAAAGGTTTTTATGAAAAGCTTGTAAAGATGGCTAAGGAGAAAAGATTTTATATAATTAGCGATATTGCTTATGCTGAACTTGTTTTTGATGGGTATAAAA is a genomic window of Campylobacter blaseri containing:
- a CDS encoding LL-diaminopimelate aminotransferase, with the protein product MFDEIRFNTIERLPNYVFAQINAIKMEARRSGRDIIDFSMGNPDGKTPSHIVEKLCESARKDNTHGYSVSQGIYKLRLACANWYKRKYDVDLDPDTEIVATMGSKEGFVHLATAIINPGDVAVVPDPAYPIHTQAFIISGGNVVKIQLAYDENFLLDEDKFFKDLKQTFEDSIPKPKYVVVNFPHNPTTVTVNKGFYEKLVKMAKEKRFYIISDIAYAELVFDGYKTPSIFEIDGAKDVAVETYTLSKSYNMAGWRVGFVCGNKKIVAALKKIKSWYDYGMFTPIQVAATIALDGPQDIIEENINIYDKRREVLIDAFANAGWELKKPNASMFLWAKLPEKVLHLKSIEFSKELLNKANVAVSPGAGFGLAGDDYVRIALIENENRIRQAAKNIKKYLKEV